The DNA window TGCTGTACCTTGCATCGCAAGAAACCAACTGCTATAGGTATTGTTACGTTTTATTTGCTGAAATTATATTGGATGTTCTTAATATCGAAACGGTTACAGTTCTTATATGGCTCACCTAAGCAATGGCTCACACCGGCCGTGCCACCGTGGTGCTGGCCAATTGGGGTGTTGTTGTGGTTAGGCGTTATTATAGCTTTAGTTGCTTGTAGAATTAGTTTCCAAGGTAGATTAGTCATATATTTCACTGGAAAATGAGTGAGAAGCTGTAGAAATTGGCAACCATTATGCAGAAACATGTACTCGTTTTTCTTTTGGCCAACAGGGCATCAGAGAAAACGAGGACCGAAGATCGACTATATACACGGAACAGCTTCTAATTTACAGCCTTCAGCGCCAAGAAACTCAATCCGATGCGCTTAATTGGCAGTCAGCTAAGTTTGTTTGGTCTAGAATAATTTTAGAAATCAAAACAACTCCGGAGAGTCGGAGACTGGAAGGAAGCATCGGACTCAAGTTGGTACGAGTGCTAATATCTGTGTCTTGATTCTGCCCATGCACatttgtatttctctgtaaatTCCAACGTTCTGGGGGCAGCGTGGATGCAGGCTTGTCGCTGCGTAATCTAATACTTGAGCAACAACAGCCGGAGGAAACTGTCGTTCAGTGCACGTCTGCTCACGGACAAGTGAAAAATATTCAGCATAATGCAGTTACGAATCCAGTTACAGGTAAGAGATGACCAAGTCAAAGTGAACACTAGCATTTTTCTCTACCGATGTAACTCGACACTAGCTCAGTTTACCTGTATCATGTGTACAGCCATCACGCATGCAGAGATGACCTCCGAAAGAATCTGAGCCTCATTTTTGTCAGCGTCGGTATGCAACTTCGGCGCAGATGAATCACTGGTCAAGTTGGGACCTGATGTGCCGGAACTTATCTGATTGCGTTGGCCCAAACTACCATTTACTTGCTCTTGAGACCTGTTCACAGGTAATCTAGACTCTGATGTGAAATGCTGGTTATCGATGGAATCTAGAGCCTCTCTTATCCCAACGTAAGCATCTTCCCCGCACTTCCCTGACGCCATTACCTGTAATGATAGCATCATTGTGttaccacactaactgcattcaatttcaataccgaagaaaacgaagaaagaaaaaagagcaACTGCTTGGATATTCCCCAGCGATGAAGAAAACTAATGTTTGGATTATCAGCCATTTGAAAAAATACGGTCCAAATGTGAAGACCAATATCGTACAAGCCCAAAATTACAACAAATCCAGTTACCTGAATAGCAGCATTAACCATCATATGTGCTTTCGATTTTGAAACTTCAACAATGTCAGCAACACTAGATCCTGACTCTTGAGAAATAGAGCTGTCGAAGGAACTCGGGTCACCATGGATGGTGGAATTGGCTGGTTGTTTCATCCAAGGAGGCAAGGAATTTGCAGGGTAAGTATTACGTTGCCTCAAATTAACCAAAGCTGAAGAAACCTGCATGTGGAAGTGATTATTTAGGGCCGCTACAAGGTCAGAGCAGAATATGGTATACCAAAAACAGATGTAAAGCATGATATAAATTCACGGAAGCCACATGCCTGGCCACTGGCTTCCTTTAGCTGTACAAGTACCATGGCGTAATGCTTCTTAAAAGGCTCGCTATCTTTTAAAGTGCATTCTCCACTGTTCTTGTTTTCCAAAATGTTATTATTTGTGTTCCTAAGCTCCATCAACAATGCCtcctaaaattcgaaaaacaaaagtgactCTTTCTGAGCATCGTTACAAATTCAAGGAAGTTTAGCAAAGAAGCTTGATGCTGAAAGATTCACAGGGATGGATAAAGACAACACGAAGACAGTTGACCAAAGTGGGAAAGGGCACCGACGACCATAATGAGGAAATTAGAAGACCTAAGGAGTTCAGGAGGGAGTGGCTTAAAGGTtggaaacagaaacaaaagttTTACATACATAACAGAAGACAGCTTTCAAGCTAACTGAATTTATGATAAGACAACGAAATGCATGCGTAATGCGGCATCAGGATGTTCACAATTTGACAATAAATACATCTATTAATCATCTTcaagggttaaaaaaaaaacacgattACCTTCTTATCAAGAGCACTATTCAACTCAGAAAGAGCTCGTATATCAGCTTCCCTTGCTTGATTATGTGCCACCACGATACCAGGTTGACTATATGCTGTCTGTTGTGCCCTACCAATATCAGCTGATGCTGCTTTTGGTTGTGCAGTTGTATGAATTGCATCCCACTGTacaaaattttaagaaaattagtTGATTACTCATGAAAACTAACTAGCATCCAGAATTTTGAGACTGATCTATGTTGCCTCAACATCCCCCCTATTATTCCTCTTTACAGACATGAAATGCAGTTCAACCATTAAGAAGAGTTCGTTCAacaatataagttttttttcccctttcttCCTAATCTATGCAGGAAAAGGTGCCTACTCAACATATTCACTGGGCGGGCCACTAAATGCCTGTTACCGGTAGAAGAAAGAGATTACCATTTAACCTATGGGCATTATGACGTTTGGTGCTTCCCAAGCGAAATTGTAGTAAAAAAGCCTGGTCATTGGGGGCTTAAGCTATGTTGTATGGTTAGGTGAAAAGGCAACTGCCCATTTCTCGAATTTATTACCTCCCGACCACACACTTTGGTTTCTAGAACCAGCATCCTCATACATTCATCAACCATAATTATAGGCCGTAAAATGTACAGAAAAtgttaatgaaaatgaaaagatAAAACTGAGGTCAAATGCAACATCTACAGCATGAAAAAAGACTTCCAGAATACAAGATAAGCAGTGGATTTTATGAACTGCaaagagttttaacaaaaaacaaattcacAATTTTGCTTTAGTAGAAATGCTGACCTTCTCCTGCTTTATGAAGGCATCCATGGGGCTAGTTGCTTTCACCAAATGTCCACTTGAAGCAAACATCATAGGCCCTCCAAAATTTAGATTTCCAATTTTATTTGGCTCCTTGGATGTACACGAGAATTTGTCAAAAGCAATATTCCGTTTCCTAAGAGCTTCTGGCATATTATCCAATGGGTTCGAAGGCATACAATCAACATCCTGCAAAGAAATTTTCTCATGTCATATCTCAAAATAAGTAGATGGATTTTCTTGATTTAGCATTCTGATTCACTAGCACTTGATAGCACATAAGAAAAGGAAACCAAAAGaataaaatatcaaattatCAAGCTGCATAGCGAACAGCAGGTGTCATCTGAAATCTTTTGGGTTCATCTTCTTTTATTAGTATATAATCAGTCTGTAACCTTTGAATGCATAACCTAAGGTTTTTATGGTTCGTGTAGCAGTCTTTATTTGAATCAATAGCCAcataattttatttcaatttctgaTAATAAAACAATTCAGTAAGAGCTAAACAGAAAACTTGAACATAATTCCCTAAAAGTAATAACTTGAGTGATATATCTGGTAGAACTCAATATTTAATTACAAACATAAGGTCAAGCATCTCAATCCAAGAGTTATGCACACAAATAATCCTCAGATAGGATGGTCGAGGGAAAACAGTTTACCTAGCATTGGTAACTATTTAACTCACTAAAGATCAAATAAGCTAGTTTTTGGTGTGTGAAGATGGGTGCAAGATTGTCAATAAGTAGTTTGTCGAAAATGAGACTAGAAAAAGTTTCCACGATGACAAACGAATACAAAATGGAAAGAATGACATGTAGACAAGTTAAAAGAATCCCCTACCATGACAAATTCAACTCCTATATCTGGACGGTCAAACTGAACCCTGCACTTATCATGATCAACGGTGAGCACACTTCCATCGTGAACTTCTCTTGTTTTAGGATGTAGAGCAATTACTCGTTGCCCAACTGATAAAGGTCTTGCTAAATCTGTTGGGAGTCCTTCCCTCACACCAGTACGAAGTTCAGCATAATGTTTCCTCACAGATTCCCGATATTGTTTAAGTTTCTCCCTTTCTTCATGTAGAAAGTGCTCAGAAAACCTCCGAGGTTTGCCAAGGGAACTGCAATGTAAAGAAAGCAATGCAACAATATTCAGTTAATATTTTCACAATTTACATACCATATTCTATCTACTTGAAATATGCACCTTCTAATGACACCCCATTCAACACGAGTTAGTCTCGGAATGTGTCCCAGTCCAACATGATTTAAGTACTCCTCAAACTCCCTTTTGGCAAACCAAGCGTAGTCAAGTGCGCTATAAAACCACTCAAAAGTGCACCATCTACGTAATAAATGTGATGACAAGCAACAAGAGATCTTCTCCTGCAAATTAATTATATGAGAATAGAATACTTTGGTTCTAAACATGgaaaaatttagagagaaaaataggaCATATGACTTTACCTTTAGATGGAGTGATCTGTCCTGCACTGAGTTTGAGCGTGTgttaagttgatttttcaattttttctcacAAGAATTCTCTTTGGGGTGCAATGTTCTGGGTATATACATTTTACGTCTACTTGTTCGTTTCGTTGGCAAATTAACTTGGCTTGACGTGGGCACTTGCGCGGTCGATCCCGTTAAATCAGTCAATGTTCGCCTATGATCGCTATTCAAAGATCCTTCCAGTGATTTGGCTGATTTCCATTGTTTCGAAGGAGTAGAGACTTGACCAGTGCGTTTTCCTTTAGTCACtggtttattttcttcttcaccAAAGCCCTACAACATATGGCATGGAAATGAAGTAAAACATAACTCAAACAAAATGACAGGTAAAGAATCATTTACTTCATTCAATATAATGTCCACCTCAAAAGATCCAGAATTTGAAGCCATaatgtatgtgtgtatatatcgTCCTAATGGAAATGGAATGTGACTGCATTTGGGGATAACACAAATACAATTGTATGTTTCAAAATATCCAACAAACTTACAACCCATTGATAAAATAGTACCAAACATAATACATTTATATACTGATTATATCCTTTTTTTCTCCTGGAATGGCTATATTGTTGTACCTTTATCATATGGATATCCATGCTTCATATATAACTCATAGCTACAAGACTTGGAATCCAAAAAGTAACCACAAAATATGGGCTCTCTACGGAagacaattaaaaaaatgttcaaatatgaagaaaaaggaTCTGCAATACATACCTCAGTCTTTGAAGGTTCATTCATATCCATATGAGCATCAGCATTTGATATCTGAAACGTGAACAAGAATTGCTGTCATCACCAAATTAAAGGTAAGAGAGATTCTAAGAGAGTTAAGTTTACATTGATAATCAACCTTCATTGCTATGTTTACCTTTGGTACCAAAGACTTCCGTTTCCTTTTCAATATCTTGGTGGTAGACTGAGATTGTTGTTCCGATTCTGAGACAGTATTAATATCAATTGCCGGATCCCTCCCAACTTTGGACTTTTTGGAATTGGTACCCTCAACTCCAGAAATTGTGCAAGGCACTCTATGTTTTGCACTGGGgagtttatttttctttctaaattggCTTGTAGATGTGGTTTCAGGTACACTAAATTTATCTTCCGCATCTACGTTTGCTCCTCCATCTTTCAACTGGACAGACGATCCTATATCCAACAAATACGGATAACATCATACCTTAAGAGAAAATATTTGATCATTTAACCATGCATAATAGATGTGAAAAATTAGCAATTGCAACCAGATAAAAACATGAATCCCGAGAACAAAGTGCAGTTCAAAACGCTGcactaaactattatttcatgAATTCATCTATAgtcattttcttcaaatttatcCATCCTCTCAAAATTGTAAATGTAAAATGCGAATGGATGTCTCACTAAAGTTATTAAGTTATACCTGGTGATCTATTTTCCCTATGTATAGATAAAATGTCTCACTAAAAATTAACAACACCCATCCAGGAAATTTTCTAAGCAACAATCTACATACCAGATTCCATTGATTCTGGCATCATCAGAGACAAATCAGCTAAAGTTTGCAGAGCATCCAAGCATGAACTTTTATCTGCAAGAAGAATAATTGCAATATCAATATATCGTTACAAGACATATAAAGCAACTCTCAATACAAATAGCTCAAGATATATAGTTCATGGtactaaaaatatttataaaaaaagcaAGCAATTGAtggaattcaaaattaaaatggtTATTAAAGGTGTCTGTGCAATTAGGTATTTGTATGCCCCTGATTGTGATATTAATATGCATAAATAATCAGCGCAAATAAAAGGTAAATGTACAAAAGTATGGTTGGATTCAGTGTTTGTCCTCTAGGTTCTAAAATAATCTCCACAATCAGCACAATTAATACATAAATGTACAGCAATGTGACTGAATTGTACTTCAACAACCACTACTTGTCATAAGTTCAAATAATAAGCACTTACGTTCCCTTTTTATCGAGTTCCTGTATATGGCAGTGTCTCCTAACAAGTTAAGTTCATTACAGACTTCAAATagaaaagaacaaaacaaaattccacaacaaagaaaaaacatattccagaaaataaaagataacaTCACACCATTTACTTCAATTTTCAATtgcatgaaaagaaaaagaagaagaaagtaacAATTAAATAGTCATTATTCTGTCCCGGAATGCCAACAATATATGATGCGCATAAGCAAAATTACCTCCAAAATAAAGTTTTTTGCTCTTCGTCCATTGACCTTGTGGAGAAAGTTGTTCCCCTTTTGTATTTGAAACTTCAATATCAGCTGTTGCCCTAGAACTTAGATTAGGTACTTCTTCAGTGCCACTGCATGCTTCACCGCCATCATCAAACTGATGATTCCCACTGTGTTTaactttccctttctttttataCAACTTCTTTCCCTTTGAAGGCATTTCTACTGTACCTACACATTCTAACAAATCTCTGGGATAGTCTCCTGTTTCGGCCCCACCACTTCCTATACTACCTTCCAACCAGTCTTCGTCCATTGAAGCACGACGAAGGTTGGCAAGTGCTTTCCCTGGTGGTGGATGCTATATTACATAAACAAAAGAGAATCAAATAATAAACCTCTATGAATAAGACAACAAATGTAGGGCCAGAACAAGTGAACCCATATTATGTACCATTCTTTCTGAGCTCTGAACAGAAGAAGATTTTAAATGCACAGGTCTTCTGTATGGCGTTTGAGAAACTTGGGGAGAGCCTCCTCTTTGCGAAGCTTGAGTCAATAACGCTACCACATGCGAAACATCATCATCATTGTCTCCCTCTGACTTCCGAccctttttaattggaaaaataTAAGCTTCCTTATCATCTTTCTTATGCGGATATGAAACTGGGATGCGAGGCGTCCTCTTCCCAACTACACGAGGCTGGTCACCTGATTAAAATTTGAAGTCAAAATAACAGAAAGCAAGCTTCAAATGataatcatttttcaatttatttataccatcagaaaatatattcaagacAGTTCCATGATCATATAATGACAAAAAACAAGAATATATGAACTAACACTGCAACCGGCTACATGCATGTAAACATTttctaattgtttttaatttctgTGGATTCTCATAAGCACTGAAAACCCATCGCCTTCCAAAGAATAAATATACTCTACTACTACACTGAAATTTAGGTTTCCAACATGGAAAAGAAATCCTAAACAAatatgactacattagtcacagtcaaaatcaatcaatcacTGAACCCAATGGAGCATCATTGGGTAGCGATAGGAAGACCTTCCAACCTATAAAAAGAAGTCCCAACCCTCACTCTCCCCCaccaaaacaaggaaaaaaacAGTTCTTCCAAATTCACCTGAAGCACTAAAAGAAAATCTAATATTCATTTACCATGGTAATCTACCATACAAAATTACttccttttcattctttttctccTTCCACTGAGATATACGCTAACATCTACACACACCAACTCTCTTTGTCAATTTCCCATTTGATATTATGGACACTCTGTGGTATCACAGATCCAACAAACCAAACTTCTTATGTTATATTTCTTATTCCTTATCAACTTTAACTCTGCAACCAGCATATTAATCCTCAGCCATTCAAATGTAAAGGATATGAGGTAAAAGAACAATTAGTacaaagaaataaataatatgGTTGATGCCCCAGTATGATGTTGTTCATCACATAAAGTATCATACCATCAAGCTTTCTCCTTTTTACTAATGACAGGCATCCTTCAAGCGATGCACTTGGATGAGAGTGGAAAACATCTTTCGAGACACTGGGCTGATCTTTCCCAAGCTTGCGTTTCTGTGGTTTTCGAGAAAATCCTAAAGCATCATTGCTCTCTCTTTCACTATCGCTGCCTTCCTGTCAATTTAGAGGTAAGAAATTGAGTTACAAAGAGATGCCTGATGAGTAGAAATATTCAAGTTCATACTAATATAGCACATACAAGACTATATAatgtgaaggaaaaaaaatggatagCTTTAATGACATTCATTCTTTTACGCGTACTGTGACATTGTTAGTAAACTTAAGAGCCCATGATGTGCTTCAAACCATATCAACAGTGACCCTCAGGTAGTAGTTTTGGAAATTAGAATACCATCTCCAAGTAAAAACCCAAACATATTCCAAATAATGTTTTAAATCCAAAACCAGGGGACAAACTTGAAAGAGTACTCCAGTCTCACCATAACACTATAGTGATCTGTCATCATTGCTTTAAGGCCAACTACAGAAGCTGTCCCCTCTGGCAATGACAAATACGCCTGAAATCAGAAGCATAAACAATTCATATTGTCAGAAATGGTAAAAGACCACCTTATAATGAAAGTTTAATGATAAGGTTGAGGTAGTATCATGGAACACACATACTCGGTTCATATTGTAAAGAGCCTCCACCATCTCAATGCTTCTGTTGCGCACTGCAGCAGCCACCTAGAAATCCACAGAAATCAAATATCTAAAAGATAAGGGAATAAAGAAAACATAAAGTGCATAAAAGAACAATTCATTTTAGCATAAACTACTATTAGTGCAACATTAAAGTAGGCAAAATGAAATTTGCTTACAATATGCTTCACCAAGTACTGTGCAATTAGCATAAAGCTGATATATGGCAGTAGCACCACCAAACAGCTTTAGTTGTCAACAAAATTTCCAAAGGCAAATTGAACCAGGAAACCAAATACGAGCATACCTTCCTCCAATCTTTCCCATATTTTCTGTATGCATCATAAAAACACTGAAGCTCTCCATTGCTCCACAGCGGTCCCAACTTATCAGACAACTTTCTCTTCTAtgcaaaaaaattgaacaaacaaAACATCAGTTAAGAATTTATGTAAGTAGTCTTCACAAATCCCgaaatgaaaaataaacaaagaaacCATGAGTTACCCGTTGCTTCTTTTTGTTTGACCCTCCGCCATATTTCTCCTGAGATGCCTCATTTACAGTTGCATACCGCTTTACACCTTTGGCTTTTCTTGTTGGGGCCATGGCAAGGTTCGCGTATCTGAAGCACATAACAAAAGTTAGAGAACTGTTTTTGTGCCACTGATTTAAACCATCTCCTACCCAGTGACACCAACTACAGTTCGACACTCAACTAAGCGCAACACTACCACAATCAAAAATCTAAAACAGTATGTTTTCtcttcaagaacaagccaaAACAGAAAAACCCATTTTTCTCTGAAACAAATTAAGACCCAAAACAGAAAAACCCAAAGCAGGAGATCGAACGAGCATCAAACCACAAGGTACAACcacttcaaaaaaattaaaaatccctTTCCTTTTTCATTACAAGTGATGAGGAACACAAACAATTTACAAAATAAACACCTTCCCCTTTGCTTGTCATCATTTTCTCATAGAAAACTAAATTTTTGAAAACCAAACAGTCtgcaaaattcaaattcaacctCAAGCACAACCCAAACACCAAATTCAGATACGAAAAaaccctcaattcctcaaaagCCCATCACATTTCGAGATCGACTCCCAAAATTCAAAAACCCCCTCCACAATCACTGAAACCTACAATACTCGTTCAAAAGAACCGCTTCCCACCACCACTCCTAAATCAGCAAAAATTCAGAGTCATTCTCAAAGCATTAATtcccaaatttcaaattattCAGAGCCGATGACTCTTTTCTAAACCCTAAAAATCACAGATCGGAGGTGTACTTACTCTTCGTAAAGTTTATGAAGTCCGGAATTCAACCATAAAAAAGAGGACAGCAGCGAGGgcgttctagagagagaaagtggtccggaggaggaggagagagagagagagagagtgcgtggtgtagagagagaatgagatagAGAGGAGGCGTTGCCGCGAAACTTGAATATAAAGGTGAGAATGCAGAGCCAATGAaaactttttgtatttttttaatttttttgaatttatttttcattagaGTTTCACAGAGCGTGTAGAAGATGAGGGCAAAGGAGGGAGAGTACGGAGCTTCTATTTGTGGGGTGGTGATCGCCGTACACGTGGAGACGGTGAGGTATCTGGACGGTCTGAGGTCAGTGTGGTGTTTGGTGTCTGTACGAATGAGTACAGGGGATTGGATTTGAAATATTCTGAATGCGTGGTTTATCAAATTCTAGTGAAAATTAAAAGAGAGctgttattagcattccaaaaatctcattctatactcctcacaattgtatttttttttaagggaaattttatttgaacccatataacctctttctacacctAACTTACTATTtacacccatattatttttaattaaagaatcaatctctttttaaacccaaatttactatCTAAACAACCCTCACAAACTCAATTCAATATATAAAAATTCATCTTTACACCCTtttagaaagcaaaagcaagaggAGGTCATTGATCACTTCGTGAAGCAAGCCTCATCACTCGATGTCACAAAAGTCACCTCCCACCCTGCCCTTTTTGCCTTTTCGGA is part of the Malus domestica chromosome 12, GDT2T_hap1 genome and encodes:
- the LOC103451317 gene encoding protein ALWAYS EARLY 2-like isoform X5, which produces MAPTRKAKGVKRYATVNEASQEKYGGGSNKKKQRKRKLSDKLGPLWSNGELQCFYDAYRKYGKDWRKVAAAVRNRSIEMVEALYNMNRAYLSLPEGTASVVGLKAMMTDHYSVMEGSDSERESNDALGFSRKPQKRKLGKDQPSVSKDVFHSHPSASLEGCLSLVKRRKLDGDQPRVVGKRTPRIPVSYPHKKDDKEAYIFPIKKGRKSEGDNDDDVSHVVALLTQASQRGGSPQVSQTPYRRPVHLKSSSVQSSERMHPPPGKALANLRRASMDEDWLEGSIGSGGAETGDYPRDLLECVGTVEMPSKGKKLYKKKGKVKHSGNHQFDDGGEACSGTEEVPNLSSRATADIEVSNTKGEQLSPQGQWTKSKKLYFGDKSSCLDALQTLADLSLMMPESMESGSSVQLKDGGANVDAEDKFSVPETTSTSQFRKKNKLPSAKHRVPCTISGVEGTNSKKSKVGRDPAIDINTVSESEQQSQSTTKILKRKRKSLVPKISNADAHMDMNEPSKTEGFGEEENKPVTKGKRTGQVSTPSKQWKSAKSLEGSLNSDHRRTLTDLTGSTAQVPTSSQVNLPTKRTSRRKMYIPRTLHPKENSCEKKLKNQLNTRSNSVQDRSLHLKEKISCCLSSHLLRRWCTFEWFYSALDYAWFAKREFEEYLNHVGLGHIPRLTRVEWGVIRSSLGKPRRFSEHFLHEEREKLKQYRESVRKHYAELRTGVREGLPTDLARPLSVGQRVIALHPKTREVHDGSVLTVDHDKCRVQFDRPDIGVEFVMDVDCMPSNPLDNMPEALRKRNIAFDKFSCTSKEPNKIGNLNFGGPMMFASSGHLVKATSPMDAFIKQEKWDAIHTTAQPKAASADIGRAQQTAYSQPGIVVAHNQAREADIRALSELNSALDKKVSSALVNLRQRNTYPANSLPPWMKQPANSTIHGDPSSFDSSISQESGSSVADIVEVSKSKAHMMVNAAIQVMASGKCGEDAYVGIREALDSIDNQHFTSESRLPVNRSQEQVNGSLGQRNQISSGTSGPNLTSDSSAPKLHTDADKNEAQILSEVISACVMAVHMIQTCTERQFPPAVVAQVLDYAATSLHPRCPQNVGIYREIQMCMGRIKTQILALVPT
- the LOC103451317 gene encoding protein ALWAYS EARLY 2-like isoform X3, translated to MAPTRKAKGVKRYATVNEASQEKYGGGSNKKKQRKRKLSDKLGPLWSNGELQCFYDAYRKYGKDWRKVAAAVRNRSIEMVEALYNMNRAYLSLPEGTASVVGLKAMMTDHYSVMEGSDSERESNDALGFSRKPQKRKLGKDQPSVSKDVFHSHPSASLEGCLSLVKRRKLDGDQPRVVGKRTPRIPVSYPHKKDDKEAYIFPIKKGRKSEGDNDDDVSHVVALLTQASQRGGSPQVSQTPYRRPVHLKSSSVQSSERMHPPPGKALANLRRASMDEDWLEGSIGSGGAETGDYPRDLLECVGTVEMPSKGKKLYKKKGKVKHSGNHQFDDGGEACSGTEEVPNLSSRATADIEVSNTKGEQLSPQGQWTKSKKLYFGDKSSCLDALQTLADLSLMMPESMESGSSVQLKDGGANVDAEDKFSVPETTSTSQFRKKNKLPSAKHRVPCTISGVEGTNSKKSKVGRDPAIDINTVSESEQQSQSTTKILKRKRKSLVPKISNADAHMDMNEPSKTEGFGEEENKPVTKGKRTGQVSTPSKQWKSAKSLEGSLNSDHRRTLTDLTGSTAQVPTSSQVNLPTKRTSRRKMYIPRTLHPKENSCEKKLKNQLNTRSNSVQDRSLHLKEKISCCLSSHLLRRWCTFEWFYSALDYAWFAKREFEEYLNHVGLGHIPRLTRVEWGVIRSSLGKPRRFSEHFLHEEREKLKQYRESVRKHYAELRTGVREGLPTDLARPLSVGQRVIALHPKTREVHDGSVLTVDHDKCRVQFDRPDIGVEFVMDVDCMPSNPLDNMPEALRKRNIAFDKFSCTSKEPNKIGNLNFGGPMMFASSGHLVKATSPMDAFIKQEKWDAIHTTAQPKAASADIGRAQQTAYSQPGIVVAHNQAREADIRALSELNSALDKKEALLMELRNTNNNILENKNSGECTLKDSEPFKKHYAMVSSALVNLRQRNTYPANSLPPWMKQPANSTIHGDPSSFDSSISQESGSSVADIVEVSKSKAHMMVNAAIQVMASGKCGEDAYVGIREALDSIDNQHFTSESRLPVNRSQEQVNGSLGQRNQISSGTSGPNLTSDSSAPKLHTDADKNEAQILSEVISACVMAVHMIQTCTERQFPPAVVAQVLDYAATSLHPRCPQNVGIYREIQMCMGRIKTQILALVPT
- the LOC103451317 gene encoding protein ALWAYS EARLY 2-like isoform X1; the protein is MAPTRKAKGVKRYATVNEASQEKYGGGSNKKKQRKRKLSDKLGPLWSNGELQCFYDAYRKYGKDWRKVAAAVRNRSIEMVEALYNMNRAYLSLPEGTASVVGLKAMMTDHYSVMEGSDSERESNDALGFSRKPQKRKLGKDQPSVSKDVFHSHPSASLEGCLSLVKRRKLDGDQPRVVGKRTPRIPVSYPHKKDDKEAYIFPIKKGRKSEGDNDDDVSHVVALLTQASQRGGSPQVSQTPYRRPVHLKSSSVQSSERMHPPPGKALANLRRASMDEDWLEGSIGSGGAETGDYPRDLLECVGTVEMPSKGKKLYKKKGKVKHSGNHQFDDGGEACSGTEEVPNLSSRATADIEVSNTKGEQLSPQGQWTKSKKLYFGDKSSCLDALQTLADLSLMMPESMESGSSVQLKDGGANVDAEDKFSVPETTSTSQFRKKNKLPSAKHRVPCTISGVEGTNSKKSKVGRDPAIDINTVSESEQQSQSTTKILKRKRKSLVPKISNADAHMDMNEPSKTEGFGEEENKPVTKGKRTGQVSTPSKQWKSAKSLEGSLNSDHRRTLTDLTGSTAQVPTSSQVNLPTKRTSRRKMYIPRTLHPKENSCEKKLKNQLNTRSNSVQDRSLHLKEKISCCLSSHLLRRWCTFEWFYSALDYAWFAKREFEEYLNHVGLGHIPRLTRVEWGVIRSSLGKPRRFSEHFLHEEREKLKQYRESVRKHYAELRTGVREGLPTDLARPLSVGQRVIALHPKTREVHDGSVLTVDHDKCRVQFDRPDIGVEFVMDVDCMPSNPLDNMPEALRKRNIAFDKFSCTSKEPNKIGNLNFGGPMMFASSGHLVKATSPMDAFIKQEKWDAIHTTAQPKAASADIGRAQQTAYSQPGIVVAHNQAREADIRALSELNSALDKKEALLMELRNTNNNILENKNSGECTLKDSEPFKKHYAMVLVQLKEASGQVSSALVNLRQRNTYPANSLPPWMKQPANSTIHGDPSSFDSSISQESGSSVADIVEVSKSKAHMMVNAAIQVMASGKCGEDAYVGIREALDSIDNQHFTSESRLPVNRSQEQVNGSLGQRNQISSGTSGPNLTSDSSAPKLHTDADKNEAQILSEVISACVMAVHMIQTCTERQFPPAVVAQVLDYAATSLHPRCPQNVGIYREIQMCMGRIKTQILALVPT
- the LOC103451317 gene encoding protein ALWAYS EARLY 2-like isoform X4 — its product is MAPTRKAKGVKRYATVNEASQEKYGGGSNKKKQRRKLSDKLGPLWSNGELQCFYDAYRKYGKDWRKVAAAVRNRSIEMVEALYNMNRAYLSLPEGTASVVGLKAMMTDHYSVMEGSDSERESNDALGFSRKPQKRKLGKDQPSVSKDVFHSHPSASLEGCLSLVKRRKLDGDQPRVVGKRTPRIPVSYPHKKDDKEAYIFPIKKGRKSEGDNDDDVSHVVALLTQASQRGGSPQVSQTPYRRPVHLKSSSVQSSERMHPPPGKALANLRRASMDEDWLEGSIGSGGAETGDYPRDLLECVGTVEMPSKGKKLYKKKGKVKHSGNHQFDDGGEACSGTEEVPNLSSRATADIEVSNTKGEQLSPQGQWTKSKKLYFGDKSSCLDALQTLADLSLMMPESMESGSSVQLKDGGANVDAEDKFSVPETTSTSQFRKKNKLPSAKHRVPCTISGVEGTNSKKSKVGRDPAIDINTVSESEQQSQSTTKILKRKRKSLVPKISNADAHMDMNEPSKTEGFGEEENKPVTKGKRTGQVSTPSKQWKSAKSLEGSLNSDHRRTLTDLTGSTAQVPTSSQVNLPTKRTSRRKMYIPRTLHPKENSCEKKLKNQLNTRSNSVQDRSLHLKEKISCCLSSHLLRRWCTFEWFYSALDYAWFAKREFEEYLNHVGLGHIPRLTRVEWGVIRSSLGKPRRFSEHFLHEEREKLKQYRESVRKHYAELRTGVREGLPTDLARPLSVGQRVIALHPKTREVHDGSVLTVDHDKCRVQFDRPDIGVEFVMDVDCMPSNPLDNMPEALRKRNIAFDKFSCTSKEPNKIGNLNFGGPMMFASSGHLVKATSPMDAFIKQEKWDAIHTTAQPKAASADIGRAQQTAYSQPGIVVAHNQAREADIRALSELNSALDKKEALLMELRNTNNNILENKNSGECTLKDSEPFKKHYAMVSSALVNLRQRNTYPANSLPPWMKQPANSTIHGDPSSFDSSISQESGSSVADIVEVSKSKAHMMVNAAIQVMASGKCGEDAYVGIREALDSIDNQHFTSESRLPVNRSQEQVNGSLGQRNQISSGTSGPNLTSDSSAPKLHTDADKNEAQILSEVISACVMAVHMIQTCTERQFPPAVVAQVLDYAATSLHPRCPQNVGIYREIQMCMGRIKTQILALVPT